The Thermoanaerobaculia bacterium nucleotide sequence GGCCGTGCTCGGAGCGGTGGCGGCCGCGCGCCTGGCCCACTCCTCCCGCAAGGGAGTCCGCGCCGTCGGGTCCCAGGTCGTCTTCGCGGCGATCATCGTGGCGTTCGCGCTGTCTCGGAACTTCGCGCTGTCGTGCGCCCTCCTGTTCCTCGGCGGGGCCGCGCTCTCGGTGGTGTTCACGATGCTGATGTCCCTCGTGCAGACGATCGTCAGCGACGACATGCGGGGACGGGTCGGGTCGGTCTACATGCTCGCGTTCCGCGGCGCGATCCCGCTCGGCAACGTCGTCGCGGGCGCGGTCGCCGCGCGGACGAGCGTCACCGCGGTGCTCGCCGTCAACGGGGTGCTCCTGGCGGCCGTCGGCGCGGCGGTCCTCGCCGTCCGCAAGGCCGACCTCGCCGCCGCGTGACCCGGTCTCCTGCTAGAATCCGCCCCCGATGAGCGAATCGGGCAACGACACGGCGGCCCCCGAGGCGTCCTCGACGCCGGTCCTCGAAGACGACCGCCGGCAGAAGGCGGCCGAGATCAACCGCAAGCGGACCGAGGCAGAGTGGCTTCGGAACAAGGAGCGGTGGATCGAGGAGAACTTCCCCGAGAAGCGCAAGACGCCGGCCGACTGACCCGTTCCGCTACCGTCGCCCGCGGATCCACTTCCGGATGGCCGCCGCCGAACGGGTGTTCAGGACGTCCCCGGCCTCGACCCATCCTTTCCGGGCCACCCGGACGCCGTGGCGGAAGTAGTCGAGTTCCGCGATCGAGTGGGCGTCCGGGTCGATCGCGAGCGGAATCCCGCGCGAGACGGCGTCCCGGTGGAACCGCCAGTCGAGATCGAGCCGGCGGGGCGACCCGTTGATCTCGACGGCGCACCCGGAGGCCGCGGCGGCGTCGAGAACGCGGGAGAGATCGACCGTGATCCCTTCCCGGCGGAGGAGGAGGCGGCCGGTCGGATGCCCGAGGATCGAGACTCTCGGGTTCTCGGCCGCGCGAACGAGCCTCCGCGTCTGCTCCTTCTCCGGAAGGTCGAACCGCGAGTGCACGGATGCGACGACGATGTCGAAACGCGCGAGGAAGTCGTCGCCGAAGTCGATCGCGCCGTCCGGCAGGATGTCGGCTTCCGTGCCCTTGAAGATGGCCATTCCCGGAAACCGTTGCTGGAGCCGGTCGATCTCGGCGTGCTGCGCCTCCACGCGCCGCTCGTCGAGCCCGTGGGCGTAGCCGGCGATCTTCGAGTGGTCCGTGATCGCCACGTATTCGAACCCGGCGGCGGCCGCGGCCGAAATCATCTGCTCGAGGGAATGGGCGCCGTCCGATTCGGTCGTGTGGACGTGGAAGAGGCCGCGCACGTCGGACTCCTCGATGAGCCGGGGGAGCGTTCCGGCGGCCGCGGCTTCGATCTCGCCCCGCGCTTCGCGGAGCTCGGGAGGCACGAAGCGCAGGCCGGCCGCGGCGTAGATCTCCTCCTCGGACGCGCCGGCGAGGTCGCGGCGCCGCGCGGTCGCGCGCCGAAGGACCTCCTCGGCATGCGCCGGCGTTCCGGTCTCCGCGAGGAGCGCCGGGCCGAAGCCGTCCGAAGCGCACGTTCGCACGACGCCGCGGATCCCCCCCAGGAATGTCGCGGAGACCCGGTCTCCCTCGCGGATCGCTTCTCCTTCCGAAGAGGACAGGGAGCCGAGGAGAGAGAAGACCTCGTCGGGAGCGTCGGTGGCCGCGACGATCGACGCCGTGTCCGCGGTCTCGCAGCCGCGCCGGACCTCGCCCGCGATTTCCGCCGCCGAAACGAGCCCCGAGTCGGCGAGGACCGACCGGAGCCGCGCCGCGAGCCCGGCCGCCTCGGAGTAGGGACGCCGCACGGCGGCCCGCCGCGCGAAGGCGACGCCGGCGAGGATCTTCTTCCGCGAGGCGGGGCCGAATCCCGGGACCGTCTCGAGCCGGCCGTCGCGGCAGGCGTCCTCGAGGTCGCCGAGGGACTCGATCCCGAGCTCGTTCCGGAGCGTCTCGACCTTCTTCGGCCCGAGCCCCGGTACCCGGAAAAGGGCGGAGAGCGAGGCGGGAAATCGCGATCTCAGCGCCTCGAGGTACGGGAGGCGGCCCGTCGTGACGAGGACCGCGATCTTCTCGAAGATCGCCGGTCCGATTCCCGGAATCTGCCGGAGGGAGCCGTCCGCGACCGCCTCCGCGAGATCGCCCCGGTACGTCGAAAGCGCCTTCGCGGCACGCGCGTAGGCGCGCGACTTGAACTCGTTCTCGCCGGCCAGCCGGAGGAGCTGGCCGATCTCGTCGAGGCGCGCCGCGACTTCGCCGGGCGTCAGGACGCCGCCCCGGGGGGGCGCTTGAGGCCCGATCCGGTCGCGATCACGGCCGTCGAGGGGCCCTCGGGCAGGGAGGCCCAGGCCGCGAACGCCAGCGCCGACGTCGGTTCGATCGGGAACCCGTCGCTCCATGCGCTCCGCCAGGCGCCGTCGATCGCGTCCTCCGATTCGACGAGCGCCTCGCCCCCGCTCTCCTCGATCGCCGCGATGACGTCGCCCGCCAGCGGAGGGTCCGCCACCGCGCAGCCGTCGGCGATCGTGGGGCCGCGGCCCGGCGAAGCGGGACGCGCGATCGGCGCGCAGCGTTCCGGCTGCACGGCGAAGAGCCGGGGGAGCCGGTCCAGCGCTCCCTCCCGGCGCATGAGCCGGAGTCCCTCCCACAGGCCGAGGAGGAGCGAGCCGTTCCCCACGGGGAGGACGACCCGCTCCGGAATCGGGGCTCGGGCCGCCCAGGCGGCGGCGAGTGTGGCGACCCCGCGGCGGAAGAGGGGATTCCGGACGTGGCTCGCGTCGTAGGCGGTCGAGTCGTCGGCGCACGCCCGGACCGCCGCCGCGCGGTCGGCGAACTTCTCGAGCCGCGCCCCGGTCGCGGCGATCAGCGCCTCCTTCCCGGGCGCGATCGCGGCGGCCACCCGGACGACGGCTTCGAGCCCGGCGCGCCGCGCGGCGGCGGCCACCGCGAGACCCGCGTTGCCGGACGAGTCGAGCGAGACGCGGCGGGCGCCGCGGCGGACCGCATCGGCGACGACCGCGACCGCGCCGCGATCCTTGAACGAGCCGGTCGGGAGCGCGAACTCCGCGACGACCGTCGTGTCGCGCCGGCGCGGGTGGGGAAGGAGAGTGACCTCGAAGACCGGAAACGCGGTCACGAGACGTGGGCGGCGACGATTTCGGCGTGATCGAAGGCGAACTCGAGCTTCGCGAGCTCGTGCGGCGCGAACCATCGCGCCTCGGCGGCATCGTCGCCCCCCTCCGCCTCGCCGCCGACCGCGCGGCAGCGATAGACGACGGAGACGGTGTGGCCCCGCGGGTCGCGGTCGGGACGCGAGTACACGCCCGCGAGCCCTTCCACCTCGACTTCCAGCCCGGTTTCCTCGCGCGTCTCGCGGACGCAGGCCGTTTCCGTCGTTTCTCCGGTCTCGACGAAGCCGCCCGGAAGGGCCCAGCGCCCTTCGAACGGAGGACGCCCGCGCCGCACGAGGAGGAGCCGGCCCTCGTCGTCGCGGGTGAGGGAATCGACGGTGAGCCGCGGCCCGTTCATCGCGCGAAAAATTCTCTCACGGTTTCCTCGGGGTCGGCCGCGACGAGCTCGGCGGGATCTTCGTCGTACCAGTCGCGCGGGAGATACCGGCGGTACGGGTCCTCCGTGAAACGGCGGCAGAGGAGCGCCACGACGCCTCGGTCCGTTTCCGAGCGGATCAGCCTCCCGGCGGCCTGGATCACCCGGGTCATGCCCGGATGGATGTAGGCGAATTCGAACCCGGACTCCTCCTGGTCGTCGAAGTAGCGCTTCAGGAGCTCCCGTTCGAAGGAGACCTGCGGGAGAGACGGGGAAACGATGAAGACGCCGGACAGCTTCTCGCCCGGATAATCCACGCCCTCGGCGTACATCCCGCCCGCGACGGCGAAGAACAGGAGGCCGTCGCGGGTCGGAGTTTCGAGGGCCCGGAGGATCTCCCGCTTCTCGAAATCCGTGAGCTTCTCGCGCTGCTCGATCACGCGGGCGCGCGTGGGCGGGAGGCGGGCGGCCACCTCGCGGAGGAAACGGTACGACGGGAAGAGCGCGAGGTCGTTGCCGGGGTGCGCGTCCGCCATCCGCGCGAGGATGCCGGCGATCTTGTCGTAGTTGCGCTCCCGCGACGCGTAGGTGGTGCGGACCGTCGGGATCAGCATCACCCGCCGGTTTTCGCGCGGAAAGGGCGGCGGGAGAGCGATCGCGTCCGTGCGCGCGGCGGGGAGTCCGGTGAGCCGGCGGATCACCTCGAACGGCTCGAGCGTGGCGGAGAGGAGCACCACCGACGCGGCGGCGTTCAACGTCGGCGCGAGCGCCCGCGCCGGATCGAGACAGACGAGGGACACCCGCCATCCGGAAGCGCCCCGTTCGACGACGCGCGCGAAATCGTGCTTCCCGGCGGCGAACCGGAGCACGAGCCCGAACCGGACGACCGAGAAATGG carries:
- a CDS encoding helix-hairpin-helix domain-containing protein, with protein sequence MGLPARGPLDGRDRDRIGPQAPPRGGVLTPGEVAARLDEIGQLLRLAGENEFKSRAYARAAKALSTYRGDLAEAVADGSLRQIPGIGPAIFEKIAVLVTTGRLPYLEALRSRFPASLSALFRVPGLGPKKVETLRNELGIESLGDLEDACRDGRLETVPGFGPASRKKILAGVAFARRAAVRRPYSEAAGLAARLRSVLADSGLVSAAEIAGEVRRGCETADTASIVAATDAPDEVFSLLGSLSSSEGEAIREGDRVSATFLGGIRGVVRTCASDGFGPALLAETGTPAHAEEVLRRATARRRDLAGASEEEIYAAAGLRFVPPELREARGEIEAAAAGTLPRLIEESDVRGLFHVHTTESDGAHSLEQMISAAAAAGFEYVAITDHSKIAGYAHGLDERRVEAQHAEIDRLQQRFPGMAIFKGTEADILPDGAIDFGDDFLARFDIVVASVHSRFDLPEKEQTRRLVRAAENPRVSILGHPTGRLLLRREGITVDLSRVLDAAAASGCAVEINGSPRRLDLDWRFHRDAVSRGIPLAIDPDAHSIAELDYFRHGVRVARKGWVEAGDVLNTRSAAAIRKWIRGRR
- a CDS encoding pyridoxal-phosphate dependent enzyme; translation: MTAFPVFEVTLLPHPRRRDTTVVAEFALPTGSFKDRGAVAVVADAVRRGARRVSLDSSGNAGLAVAAAARRAGLEAVVRVAAAIAPGKEALIAATGARLEKFADRAAAVRACADDSTAYDASHVRNPLFRRGVATLAAAWAARAPIPERVVLPVGNGSLLLGLWEGLRLMRREGALDRLPRLFAVQPERCAPIARPASPGRGPTIADGCAVADPPLAGDVIAAIEESGGEALVESEDAIDGAWRSAWSDGFPIEPTSALAFAAWASLPEGPSTAVIATGSGLKRPPGAAS
- a CDS encoding NUDIX hydrolase: MNGPRLTVDSLTRDDEGRLLLVRRGRPPFEGRWALPGGFVETGETTETACVRETREETGLEVEVEGLAGVYSRPDRDPRGHTVSVVYRCRAVGGEAEGGDDAAEARWFAPHELAKLEFAFDHAEIVAAHVS